The segment GGTGTTTGCTTTATTCATCCTCTTAACACTATTTCATTATATGTTTCGATTTGATGTTTGAGCCGttacaatttatatttatatgtaacaTTGCTCTTTTGAACTTTTTAAGAAAATGGTCCATGAAATAGTATAAAAGAAaatgacaacaacaacaaaacagtACATTTAGCATGTAGTCGGCTCACTTTTTCGTGTCAAAAGAGTGCTGCAAATACACAAGTCCCACCATATTTTTAGCAAAATTTCTTATGTcatgtctctttttttttggtcaaatgtcATGTCTCTTTTTCTAAGTATTTCAATATCTTCTCTAATGGAAACTACAAAACCATAAGGCCCCATATGATTGGGGCTTAGATACAGTACAACAAATTCTAGAAAATCTTAAATTTCATAAACAAAAGTTACAAAACCCTTCCATCAGGACCAAAATATTCATCATAATTCATCCATGTTTTTTTCTCAAACTgtagtatataaattatttgtggATTTATAGAAACCTGACCCAAAATACTATCTATCGTACAGCATTTATCTTACCGAAAGTAACGCCCAACCAAAGCAGTTGACTCATTGGTTTCTACTACGACTCCACGTCTCTTCCTGATCATTCTATTGACCTTAAACTACCCCCAGATTTGACTTTATTTACCATTCTGCCTTCCCTTCACCACCCTCCTTTATCATCTTCCCTCACCTCTCCCTTTCCACTTTTCCGAACAACACAACAATGGCAAGAGGCTTTTCCCAGTCCCAACAATCAACCTCCACCGCTTCCTCAACCGCCAGGCCAGGTCTGGCCACTCCCCGTGGATCCGCTGCCGCTACGGCCGGTATGCGTCGTTGCAGACTCGGTGGCGGTGGAGGCGCGTCATCAGGGGGTGGATCCGTCGCTGGATCAGGATCGAGCAACATGCTGAGATTATACACAGATGAAGCTCTTGGATAAATTTTACGTGAATGTTATGTTTGAGAACCAAATATATGTTACGTGAATGTTATGTTTGAGAAGGGGCACAATACTTAAGGAATGTTTTGTAATACTTAAGGAATGTTTTGTTTGCATTTAAAGCTTACGCTTTTTAACAAACGTTCTCCAAGTGACACGTGtgcaattttgtaaataaaagcTTCTCATGAAGCCACGTCAGATTAGACTTTTAAGGAAATTTTTTTAagtgcttctcctttaatatataggggattagatttaaaaaaactgGTGAGATTTCATAATCAGTGACAAGTTAGTTCCatgtttagattttgttttctccACTCGACTAATAGCTAGTACAACAgaagaaataaaacaaacagAACTTTTTGAAAAGAACAAAGCATATAAACACACGTATTTAAAACCAAGATGACGAACAATACAAGAATCGAGTTACTCTAGTTAAAAGTTATAAAGATGTTTAAGCAACTACACAAAAAATGTCTTTAACACAATACAAAGACCAGGATACAATAATTTGTTGGAGTTGTAAAGATTTACTTTTTCGGTTATTAACCAAGCATAATCGAATTTATGAGAGACAGAAATCGAAGTCATTCATGGTCTTCTTATTACATAAATAATCAACGTAAGAACATTATagatcaaaaatatataatagagaGATTAGCAGAAGAATAAAGAAAACACAGTTGGTATCTTTTAACTTCCCAAGAGAGGAGCCTCATGTGAAGGAGACGACTCAATGGTTCCTAATATGTCCACTTTGGCTTCCTTGGCTTTCCCCCACAACACCATGTAAAATCCTACTGATATCAATATTCCTCCTATCAAACTGTATAGCGAAACAAAAACCAAGCAAATTGAGAGATGAGATTAGCATACTAAGATTAAAAACATAACCAAAGAAAAAGGGAAGCAAAAGAAATGTTTATACATTCCAAGGTAGATGGACTCGCTGAGGAAAATGGTCGTTGATGCGGCTGCGATCAATATAGATAATGGTTTGAACATTGACAAATACACGGGTCCCTTGTAAATCACTGCCCATGTATGTACAATATAGTATACTGAATTCAAAATACCCtatgaaaaaatataagaacAAGAGTGAGTTAACAAACATCTAAAATGAAATATTATGtcacatatatatttatgtaaaagtTACCGTTGCTACAAGGCTAATCAAGGTTTTGTCAAATCGTATCATCCATGCCTTTGAGTCATCCTTCTCAACCAAAAGAGTAACGAGTGCACACACACAGACAATGCAAACATTGTGTACGAGCGTTACAACGATAGTAGATGGATATTGACTCATTATGTGTGCCTATAAATATCCGAGTTTCGAGTTATCATATAATAAATCTAGTTTCGAGTTATCATATAATAAATCTTGTTGATTGTATTAGCTAGTATTCTGAAATGCATAGAAGATGTAATGTATACCATAACAAGGTAAGAGAAGGAGTAAAGAATGTTCTGAAGAGCAAGAAGGCCACCTCCAATAACCCAATCTGACTGTAAAGACATAAGCACTGGACCATGGTACAGAGTAACCACAAGTGCACCTACAATAGATAATAGTGTCCCCAACACTTTGGCTAAACTACTATCTTTTCTGATCGATACTTTCTCCATTCTACACCAGTAAATACGAGTTAGTAAACACCAAAGGTATTTATATccttgatattacgtgtatacgcacaccaaataacctaatgtgcacgctaccacaatcgaatggtatgtcgatgtagcactttaggatcaaatccacagagaccaaatcttacactttatctttatgggatcagaatcaagctaaaacaatatgggggttttaaagtttGTGGTAACGTAAAAAGCAAGTAACAGATTGGTTTTAAGTTTCAGATTAATGAGAAACTAACCTAGGGTTTAACGGGCGCTTACAATcatgagccaaacaattattcaagtttgaTTAATGGACTAGTCTAGAACTAGGAACACAATACTAGATCaacccactgtcgtggtgtTTCACCTTTCAACGATCAGCCTCAATACCTAAGCTCTCGCTTGGATCAAGGCGTGATGATGAACATTAAGATCAAGTCCAATCggttcacaaaacaccctaatatctactttcgctgattagggatgctatgctcattcataacagctctagcaacctattacacgGTTAATGAATAGGTTAAACCTAGGATCTAACAATAACTGGCCAGTTTAATGCAAGCAATAAGAGcagttatgaatgaagacaatcaatggatacttatctatgtttagctcacgatctaacaccctaacaccctaggctagctagatcgactactcagacatggacaAAGAAATCATAGAGAGCAATTCTGAATAAaacttcatgtaaataaaagagatagaaagagggttcaggataatcttctctatggtgagagagatggagccttctccctttacaatccaaaagcacaaaagtctccaatggttttcttctgtctagaatagcgtagaatcataaagagaaacagaaaatatgatatattcaagccacaggcggctgggagagaaaatagagagattagggcaaatcccgaaataggttgtagtttccttaaaaatctctgccgctggaacactcactcggaacagtcactcgggttgctccgctatccggaacagtcatcaagactgttctgcgtgaaaatcaccaaattgcactgtttgctgcctcttttgttccagctggtccatctcccatccaatgcaactccagacctgtaatgactcgaaaaggactaggaagactcgataaaaacttgaaaaccaatttaaaagcatatatacaagatgtataaaacaccatatatcaatccTTTATTTCCCTTGTTCTACTATACAAAGATTATGTGAATGTTATTAAACAAGAACTGGTCTAGTCCAAAGTCAAATTAATTATGCCTCATAGCGAATATACATATGAATGATGACCGAGAAATGACGACGAATAATGCATTCTTTAATGTTCCTAAAAAAATCACCATCATTCTCTTTtcctttcatttttttgtaaagaaataaagaacaaaataatttatggttaaatttgaaaaaaaaacaataattcatTTTGATTCCTgctattttattcttttatatttttttcctatttgTTCCTATTGTTTTCAGAATGGTCACCAGTCGGAtccataatattttatttttatcttctaATAATCTTTATCCGTGTTGTGTGTGGACTTAGGTAAAATGTTTGTTTCCACGAGGTGTTAGTAGTGATCTCCGCACGTCATTCCGTGATATTAAAAAATTGTACACATTATCCattcttttttcttatatttaataattacatatttttCATTGTTACATAAAgtaaaatcaatactattaaaacataagcACTTTTTTATATACTTCAAAAATTGTTTAAGTTGGaccattaaatttatttaaatttcttatatttttgacaTATCCTATATTAATcccactatatattaattgagaagtcacttaAGTGATTTCTGCTGACGTGTCGTTCATAAGAAAGCTTTTCaattaattgttataatttgattggttgatggtttttatttt is part of the Brassica rapa cultivar Chiifu-401-42 chromosome A09, CAAS_Brap_v3.01, whole genome shotgun sequence genome and harbors:
- the LOC103839208 gene encoding WAT1-related protein At5g40210-like, producing the protein MEKVSIRKDSSLAKVLGTLLSIVGALVVTLYHGPVLMSLQSDWVIGGGLLALQNILYSFSYLVMAHIMSQYPSTIVVTLVHNVCIVCVCALVTLLVEKDDSKAWMIRFDKTLISLVATGILNSVYYIVHTWAVIYKGPVYLSMFKPLSILIAAASTTIFLSESIYLGILIGGILISVGFYMVLWGKAKEAKVDILGTIESSPSHEAPLLGS